The DNA region ACATTAGATAACCCGCAGTTTAGACATCCCAGCGCTGCCATAAGCAGCAATTACAACCCTCACAGTTGAGAGGACACGATGCTTAATTCATCAAATCATCAAGGAAAGTGTCCGCTGCGTTCGACATTACGTGTCAACTATTTGTTTTACAGCGTGGCAGAGCTTCACAACAGTTTGAAAACAGGCAGTAGACTGTCCAAATACAGGCTGGCACACACAGAATGACACCGAGACAGCACTTTATACCACATCATCACTGACGAGCCTTTATGTAACTGAGAATTTCATCACTACGACTCTAAAAGCTGTGTGTTAAAAGTCAAAACAGAGGAAAATAAAGCTTTGGAGTTTGGAGTTAAGGGCAAATTCAGTCGGATTTTTGGAGCTGGAAAGTAAATCGATGGCTTCCAGTGTGTCAGTGGAGGTGAGTATAATGTGTTCACATGATACGAGATGACTGGATCACGTGCCAACAGTGATGTCAgccagcccagcagcagcagcagcagcaacaagcaacCCAGACGCACGCAAGCACAGAACAAGAGGACGTCCACAGTCGAGGTGGAGAAaggtttgtgcgtgtgtgtgtgtgtgtgtgtgtgtgtgtgtgtgtgtgtgtgtgtgtgtgcgtgtgtgtgcgtgtgtgtatgtgtgtgtgtgtgtgcgtgtgcgtgtgtgtgcatgactcttatttatttctgattaggccaaaaacaaacaaccaaataaataaatacacaggcTCTATTTTACATCCTCCTCCACACATCCTAGTGTCtcgctttgtttgtttccatgaGGAAAAGGACTGTAATTATCAGCTAAACTGAGTGTTAAACATATAATTGTATTATTTGAATAATCTGCAATGGTTATGACTGAGGATGATTTGTATAATTACAATCATGTCTCAACGACTGTGTGGCTGACTTTAAAATTAACTCCTGCCTGGGAATATTCAACATGACAACTTAACCTGCATAGAAATAGGCTCATTTGATGTGGCACTGCAGCTACAGAAAGGCGTGGAAAAAATGATTTGCACCAGCCTGACAGTATGAGGAAATCTCCAGCGTATGATCATGGGAGGTGACATTTGTGAGGACATGGCTGCATGAGTCAAGTTGATCCTATTAGGTGTTTAAATGGATTTTACATGGGTGTTAAGGTTCAGAATGTGCCATCAGACATGGAGAGGGGATCCATATTCATGGAGCGGCGCCCCTCCCGACAACACGGAAAAAGCCGGTTATAGACCATTTGAGCCGGGGGTAATTGTTTATCTAGACGCCTCTCACATCAATGCATAAATTGAGTTGTCGACCGCTGGTGGTGGacattttgttttctcagccttacgtgtgtgtgcgaggctcagcagcagcagcagcagcagcagcagcagaattaCATGTGGTGTAAACCTTACTGCGATAAATGTCATTTGAGCATTGATTTGCATAAAAAGGGGCCCAGGGAGGGGAaagctcggctcggctcggcctgTCGTCAATGGGTTCCACTGTATACAGTAACggcagtaaaaatacactagGCACTAGTAATTATCAGTGTTGCTAGAGCAAAAGTACTGCCAACAATTTGCTAATTTCAACAAAAAATTGAGCTTTCATGTTGTTAAAGGAATCCGTTCTCAGTTTCGTGCACAGGCctaaaactgtgaaaataaatatttaattcaacTTTTTCGTATTGACATAGAGGTCAGCAGCTATTTTGATAACATGTTAATATATTTAATCAACTATTTTTCTTTGATGCTAAGCTACGCTTTTGACTTTGAGGTAAAGCTCTGCAAGTGAAGGCATCACTGTTACATCAGCTGACTCAAAGGCTTGTTTGGGCTGAAGAATATTTGGCGCGTTCATTGTTTGAGTAGTTTTTGAAATGAGAATAGTGCACGTGCCGTTATAATAATcgaatctgtgtttttgtcattctgTGATAGTTTTAGATTCAGATTGAATAATTTGTTGATTTCtgatgaaataatgaaatataaatcataatttataatTAACTCCTAAAAGGTTTGTAATTTTTTGAAATAGGAGTCAAATTTTCTCCTGCCTGCTAAAATTGCATCTATTTCTGTcttactttttgtttgtttgttgttcttggTATCCCATGGGTTTTACTCGACCACCATTGCTGTTGAAATTGGGCCTAGAGTTCCAGTGGCCCTACACTAAGACTTCTAGGTTTAGTAAATGGATCTATgaataaactaaataactaaaatgacttttagAAACTTCACTATTTGGGCAAACCAGCAAACTGTGCCACAATGGCCTAAACAAGGGGCTTTCAAAGAGTCTGGATGGTCACTGCCATGTTGAAATGACTGTCAGTAAATGGACTAAGTCCATCAATGCATATTCTTCGTTATTTcgtttgttttttaaagcttTGTTTAGTTTTGGTTCATCTTCAGGTCGCTGCACATGGAGGCTGTGCTGGTTTATCAGGGTTAAGTCCAGTCACACTCCTAGTTTATGGGGCCTAAGTCTGTGTTGACTTCACATTTCTGCGAATCGATATCTAGGCTGGACCCTCCCACTGTAGATGTGCATGTACGTGTTAGCGTGCAGGCTGTCACGGCGGCCTTACACCATGGTAACAGACAGCGTTCATGCAGATAGAGTTACATAATAGGAAAGTGGCTGTCAGACAAGACAAAGAGCCAGTTTTTCCTCGGAGACTGGACAATTTCAACGCAACATGtccgacagacacacactgacacaaacacacgcacgcacacacacacacacacacacacgcacacacgcacactgtccAACGCcatggagacagaggcagactgACAGATGCATGGTGGGACAGACGTGAGGACACTGTCAACCTCGAACTGTGgctcagcagacaggaagtggtcaggcaaaaaaaaaaaacacattgcaaTGCAGTACAGGTCAAAgaagaagtgtttttttttctttttgtaaaggGTGGGGGCGTGGCTTCACCCAACCTGACAGTCCTCCGTAGGGTGGATGGGTGCGTAGTCGGGGTGAGGTGAGGAGGTGGGTGGGTGTCGGGGGCTTGGGGGGGTGTTGCTGATGTTGGGCGAAGACAGGACTCTCCTCGACTACGCGTATTCTTAAGCAATAACAACGTGATCCGTATTATCCACCCAAGAATACCCGTCACCGAAGAGAGTCTTTCAGTAAACACGGTGTGCTAAGCCAGAAATCACGTGAGCAGCGCCACTGCCattgcatcgtcatcatcaccaccaccaccacctccaccatggCCATCACCGCCACCATCAGCAGCCTCCCTTCAGGCTCCAGTGgcaaacagacacatacacatatagAGAAAGTGGGGCAGTTGCATTGATTGAAGACACCTCGCTGCAGCGTGAGGCAAGGCTCCATCAATGGCTCCTCTGCAAAGGAGAAAACTGACAATGGTGGCATTTTCAATCCGAGCCAGCAGCATGTGCGGAGTGGagaaacagaaaagaagaaaagaagggtGTGTAAAAGCTGATGTTAGCTTGATACACTCAAGAagtgggagaaggagagaaggggaGGTGCGGGTGCAGGCCTCTAACCCCCGCAGCGAGCCTCTTACCTGGGCCTGGCGACGCTGACCCCCGCGTGCTGGCGCTGCTCGTCCGGAcccccggccgccgccgccgccgttgccGCCGTTGCCACCGCTCCCGCTCAGGCCTATCAGGGTGTAATGTGCTCTGGAAGGGGAGGGGCAAGGCGTTAGGGGCGaggtggggtgtgtgt from Betta splendens chromosome 4, fBetSpl5.4, whole genome shotgun sequence includes:
- the LOC114854839 gene encoding uncharacterized protein LOC114854839, producing the protein MCASIPPLIPLWQHQHHLPPPPLPPPPLLLLPLLDPPVSCRDLPPPSLQGALPGTGRGREITTSQLAADPRQGIGSGEGRGGNFTRGARGERRKGNTQGYRRKKETRSTLHPDRPERERWQRRQRRRRRPGVRTSSASTRGSASPGPVFSFAEEPLMEPCLTLQRGVFNQCNCPTFSICVCVCLPLEPEGRLLMVAVMAMVEVVVVVMMTMQWQWRCSRDFWLSTPCLLKDSLR